The genomic segment GTCGTGGCGCAGGCTGGCGATCAGCGCCGCGACCAGGGCGGTCCGCCGGGGCAGCTCCGCGATGAGAACGTGCTCGTCGTCGGCGTGGGCGCCGCCGCCGACCGCGCCGAGGCCGTCCAGGGTGGGCGTACCGATGCCGGCGGTGAGGTTGCCGTCGGAGGCGCCACCCACCGCGACGGCGGTCAGCGGCGGCATGCCGAGCTGGGCGGCGAGCGCCGCCGCGCGGGCGAAGAGCCCGGCCGAGGCCACCGCCGGCAGGGGCGGCCGGTTCGGACCGCCGGTCACGGTCAGTTCGGCGCCGCGCAGCGCCGGTCGCAGGGCCCGCATCCCGGCGTCGACCCGCTGCTGTTCGCCCGCGTCGCGGACGCGTACGTCGACCTCGAACTCGCCGGTCGCCGGGACCGTGTTGGCGGTGGTGCCGGCCGACATCCGGGTCGCGGTGACGGTGGTGCCGCGGCCGGTGTCGGCGAGCGTGCCGACCGCGAGCACCTGGTGGGCCAGTTCGATGGTGGCGTTGACGCCGCGATCCGGTTCCAGGCCGGCGTGGGCGGCCCGACCCAGCGCCCGGACCCGGTACTGCGAGACGCCCTTGCGTTCGGTCTTCACCGCCCCGCCGTCGGCGGCCGCCTCCAGCACCAGCGCGCCCGCGCAGCCCGCCGCCTCCGTCTCGATCAGGCTGCGCGAGGTCGGCGAGCCGAGCTCCTCGTCGCCGGTGACCAGGATCGTCACGCCGGTCCGGTCGACCAGCCCGGCGGCGGCGTGCAGGGCCATCACCAGGCCGGCCTTCATGTCGAAGCAGCCCGGCCCGCGCAGCACCCCGTCGACGACGGTGAACGGGTGGGCGGCCAGTGATCCGCGCGGCCAGACCGTGTCGTGGTGTCCGAGCAGCAGCACCCGGGTCGGCTCGCCGCCCAGCCGCCACCGCAGGTGGGTCCGGCCGTCCCGGACGATCCACTCTGGTGGCACCCCCAGCCGCCGGGTGCCGACCCGGGCGACGGCGTCGGCGCTCGCCGCGACGGCGGCCAGGTCGGCCGAGGGCGACTCGCACGTCACGAGCGTCTCGATGTCGGCGATCATCGCCGGCAGGGCGGCCCGCAGTTGGGCGACGAGATTGGGCAGCAGCATCACAACACCTCTCAGTCCGCTCCGGGTACGGCGGCGCATGGGTGGTGGTACCGCTCGCCCCCGTCGGCGTCTCGCGGACGGCAGCGCCGTCCAGGTTCGAGTCTGCGCCACCCGCACCACCGCGGCGACACAGTGCCTGAGGACGACCCGCAGCGTCCGGCTCCTCCGCAGGTTGGAGCGCGCGGTCGGGCGCGGGACGGACGCGATCTGGACGAACCTGGTCAACCATGGAGGGATGTCGAAGCTTTTCCGGGCCGTCCGGTCCGCACTCACACCTCTGCTGCTGCTTACCGCGGTCGCGGTGCTGCCCGCCGCGGCCGCCGCGGCGCCCGAACCGGCCGGCGCTGTCGGCGCGCCCACGTCCGCCGGTCGACCCGGCTCCGAGCTGGACCGGGCCGCACTGCGCCGGTCACTGGCGGCGGTGCCGGCCGCCGGGGCACCGGGGGTGTTCGCCGCCGTCCGGGATGGCCGGTCCGAGTGGACCGGTGCGGCAGGGATCGCCGACCTGTCGAATGCCCGACCGACCCGGCCGGAGATGCGCCACCGGGTCGGCAGCATCACCAAGACCTTCGTCGCCACCGTGCTGCTGCAGCTCGTCGACGAGGGCCGGCTGGGGTTGGACGACCCGGTGGGTCGGTGGTTGCCCGACGCGCTCCCGGGTGAGCTCGGGCAGCGGGTGACGGTGCGGATGCTGCTCAACCACACCAGCGGGATCGGCAACTACACGAACGTGCTGCTCACCTCGTTGGCCACGGTCATCGAGGTGGGGAACACCGTGTACACCCCGGCGGAGCTGGTCGCGATCGGCGCCGGCATGCCCCGTACGGGTGAGCCGGGCGAGGCCCACTCGTACTCCAACACCAACTACATCCTGGCCGGGCTGATCGTGCAGCGGGTCACCGGGAACGACCCGGCGGCCGAGGTCACCCGGCGGATCATCCGCCCGCTGCGGCTGACCGGCACCTACTTCCCGGGCGCCCAGCCGATCATCCGAGGTCCGCACGCCGGTGCCTACTTCGCGCCGCTCGGCGTCCGCGACTTCAGCCGGTACGGCATGACGTGGGCCTGGATGGCCGGGGAGCTGATCTCCACGATGCCCGACCTGAACGCGTTCTTCCGGGCGCTGCTCGGTGGCCGACTGCTCAGCCCGGCGACCTTGGCGCAGATGAAGACCACCGTCCCGTTCGTGCCGGAGCAGCCGGAGATCGGCGGCTACGGTCTGGGGATCTACCAGGCGGCCAGCCCGTGCGGGACGCTCTGGGGCCACGACGGCGGGGTGGTCGGCCAGCTGACCGTCTCGCTGCACAGCGCGGACGGTGCCCGGCAGGTCTCGACCGCGCTGAACTACAGCCACTACCAGTTGTTCAGCGGTGAGCCGCACCCGATCGACGTGGCCTGGCAGAACTTCCTGTTCACGGGAGCCTGTGCCGCCTCAGCGTCGGCAAGCCGGTCGACACCGGCGCCACTGCGGCTACCGGCCATCAGCGCGCTCGCCCCGGCCACCCGCTGACCGTCCACCTCGACCGGTCGGGCTGTCGGTCCCCGACCATCAGCTCGACCGGGCCGGTCGAAGGCCGGGTCGGCGGGGGGCGGCCGGTGGACGGGGGCGGCCGGTGGTCGACGGGTCCGGCACTGGAAGCGAGGTGCTGACCTGCTGCCCGGCCCGGACGTGCGGCCCGGGCCGGGTGGCGGCGTCAGGTGCTGAACCGGGCGGCGGGGTCGCCGTGGAGGTGGCCGGCCGGCAGCCGGCGTCCGCAGACCACCAGCAGCAGGTCCTGGGCGAGGCCGCGCAGCGGGGTGCCGGTGCCGTAGCACCAGTCCAGGTCGGTGGCCCGCAGCTCGACTCCGGTGAGGTCGGTGCCGAAGAAGGCGATGTTCCGGGGCAGCATCCCGGCCAGCACGGTGGTCATCCGGTCCGGTGGGACCCGCCGGTCCAGGCCGAGGCCGACCGTGATGTCGAGGCCGTGGATCACGTCGTGGGACAGGGCACCCGCCGGGCCGCTGCCGGGCGGTGTCCAGGGATGCTCGACGTTGGCGCGCAGCGAGTCGAGCAGCTGGTCGGCCGAGAGGTCGGCGGCGTCCCGGCGGGCGCTCCGGTCGGCCATCCGGTTGAAGCTGCCGCGGGACCGGGCCAGCTCCACCACCAGCCGGGGCAGCGACGTCCGGAACGGCATCGTGGTGTGGGCGACCACCTCGCGGACCCGCCAGCCGGCGCAGAGTGTCGGGGCGTCCCACTGGGCGGGTGCCAGCCCGGCGAGCAGGTCGGCCAGCTCGCGTCGTTCGGCCGCCACCTGGGCGCGTACCGGGGAATTGGATTTTTCGGTCATCTTCGGTCCTCTCGTTCGGGGCGCGCGGGGTGGCCCGCCCTCCACCGGTACCTACGGACCGGCCGGGCCGAACTCATCGCGTTTGTAGGGTCGGGGGGTGCCAGAGACGCCGACCTGGGCCGATGCCCGCCTGGAACCGCTGCGCGCCGACCTGACCGGATACTGCTACCGGATGCTCGGCTCCGGGTTCGAGGCCGAGGACGCCGTGCAGGAGACGCTGCTGCGGGCCTGGCGGGCGGCCGACCGGTTCGACGAGGGGCGGGCGTCGCTGCGGACCTGGCTCTACCGGATCGCCACCAACGTCTGCCTGGACATGCTGCGCAGTCCGCAGCGGCGGGCGCTGGCGATGGATCTGAGCCGGCCGGCCACCCCCGGTCAGGAATTGGGCGCGCCGACGGCCGAGCGGGAGTGGGTGCAGCCGGTGCCGGACGGCGCCGTGCTGCGACTGGACGCCGACCCACAGGAGTTGGCGGTGCGGCGCGAATCGATCCGGTTGGCGTTCGTGGCCGCCCTACAGCACCTGCCGCCCCGGCAGCGGGCGGTGCTGATCCTGCGCGACGTGCTCTGCTGGCGGGCCGACGAGGTGGCCGGGCTGCTGGCCACGAGTGTGGCGTCGGTGAACAGCGCGCTGCAGCGGGCCCGGGCGCGGATCGGCGAGGTCGGTCGGGATCCGGGCGAACCGCTGCGGCCGTTCGATCCGGTCCAGCGTGACCTGCTCACCCGCTACTGTGCCGCGTTCGAGCGCCACGACGTCGAGGCGCTGGTGGCGCTGCTGCACTCCGACGCCACCATGACGATGCCACCGTTCCGGTGGTGGCTGCGCGGCCGTGACCAGCTCCGGGTGGCGCTGCTGGATCCGGCGGCGTCCTGCGCGGGCGCCCGCCTGGTGCCGGTCGCGGCCAACGGGACTCCGGCGTACTGGCAGCTGCGGCCGGCGTCGGGTGGGGGTTACCGGCCGTTCGCGTTGGTGCTGCTGCACGTGGCCGGTGGACTGGTCACCGGATCGACCACCTTCCTGGACGCCGACCGGCTGCTCACCCTCTTCGGCCCGCCGGCCGAGGTGGCCGGACCACCACTCGCCGCCTCGCCGGCCTGAGGCGGATCACCTCGCCCCGGTCGACGAACGGGCTTGCGTTAATACCCCCCAGGGGTATAGTCGGGGCGGGAGGCGATGCGGCATGCGACCCGAGACGACCGATCACGTACCGCACGGCGGGCACCCGCCGGCCGGCGGCGACGACAGTCACGCCGGGCACGACAGCCATGCCGAGCACGGCGGGCACGGCGGGCACGACAAACACGCCGGGCACGACCCGGAGATGTTCCGGCGCAAGTTCTGGCTGAGCCTGGCGCTCACGGTGCCGATCGTGGTCACCAGTTCCATGGTGATGGACTGGTTCGGCTACTCGCTCGACTTCCCCGGGATGTCCTGGATCGGCCCGGTGCTGGGCTCGGTGGTGTTCGGCTACGGCGGCTGGCCGTTCCTGGTCGGCGGCTGGCGGGAGGTCCGCGACCGGGCGCCCGGCATGATGCTGCTGATCTCGATGGCGATCACGGTCGCCTACCTGGCCTCGCTGGCCACCACCGTCGGCGCGTTCGACCTGGACTTCTGGTGGGAGCTGGCCGCCCTGGTGACCATCATGCTGCTCGGCCACTGGCAGGAGATGAAGGCCATCGGCCAGGCCCAGGGGGCGCTGGCCGCGCTGGCGGCGCTGCTGCCCGACGACGCGGAACGGGTCGCCGACGACGGATCGGTGGCCCAGGTCACCGTCGGCGACCTGCGGGTGGGTGACCTGGTGCTGGTCCGGTCCGGCGGCCGCGTCCCGGCCGACGGGCGGATCGCCGACGGCGAGGCCGAACTCGACGAGTCAATGATCACCGGCGAGTCCCGCCCGGTCCGCCGGAGCACCGGTGACCGGGTGGTGGCCGGCACCGTCGCCACCGACTCCGCGATCCGGGTCCGGGTCGACGCGCTCGGCGAGGACACCGCGCTGGCCGGCATCCAGCGGCTGGTCGCCGAGGCCCAGGCGTCCAGCGGCCGGGCGCAGGTGCTGGCCGACCGGTTCGCCGCACTGCTGTTCTACGTCGCGCTGGCCGCCGCCGCGCTCACCTTCGCCGCCTGGTCGGCCTTCGGCTCCGTCGACGATGCGGTGATCCGCACCGTGACGGTCCTGGTGATCGCCTGCCCGCACGCGCTGGGCCTGGCGATTCCGCTTGTCATCGCGCTCTCCACGGCGGTCGCCGCCCGGGCCGGCATCCTGGTCAAGGACCGGCTGGCGCTGGAGCGGATGCGCACCGTGCAGGCGGTGCTCTTCGACAAGACCGGCACCCTGACCAAGGGCGCGCACACCGTCACCGGCGTCGCGGCCGCACCCGGACACGACGAGGCGGAGGTGCTGCGGCTGGCCGGCGCCGTCGAGGCCGACAGCGAACACCCCTTGGCGAAGGCCATCGTCACCGCCGCCGGCCGCGATGCGGCGGCGGCCCATCCGGCTCCGGCGGCCACCGACTTCCGGTCGCTGACCGGCCGGGGCGTGCAGGCCACCGTCGGCGGCAACCGGTACGCCGTGGGTGGCCCCGCCCTGCTCCGGGAGCTCGACGCCGAGCTGCCCGCCGAGATCGAGTCCGTGACCCGGGACTGGTCCGCGCGCGGTGCCGCCGTGCTGCACCTGCTGAGGCTGGCCGACGACCGGGCCGAGGTGCTGGGCAGCTTCGGGCTGGCCGACGAGATCCGCCCCGAGGCGCGGCAGGCGATCTCCCAACTGCGCGAGCAGGGGGTGACCAAGATCGTGATGATCACCGGCGACGCCCGGCCGGTCGCCGAGGCGGTCGCCGCCGACCTCGGCTTCCGGGCCGGCGAGGACGAGGTCTTCGCCGAGGTGCTGCCGGCCGACAAGGACAACGCGGTGGCGGAGCTGCGGAACCGGGGCCTGACGGTGGCGATGGTCGGCGACGGCGTCAACGACGCCCCCGCGCTGGCCCGCGCCGACGTCGGGATCGCGATCGGCGCCGGCACCGACGTCGCGATCGAGTCCGCCGGCGTGGTCCTCGCCTCGTCCGACCCGCGCGGCGTGACCGGGGTGATCCGGCTGTCGAAGGCGTCGTACCGCAAGATGTTGCAGAACCTGGGCTGGGCCGCCGGTTACAACGTGGTCGCGATTCCGCTCGCGGCCGGGGTGCTGGCCTGGGCCGGCGTGACGCTGAGTCCGGCGGTCGGGGCCATCCTGATGTCGGCGTCCACGATCGTGGTCGCGCTCAACGCCCAACTGCTGCGCCGGACCCGGCTGACCCCCCAGGAACAGTAGGGGCCAGCCGGGATCGGCGGGAGCTACACCGCGTACGCCTCCAGCTCGTTGACCCGCACGTGGGTCTGCTGGTGACTCGGGCCGCTGCGGCCGAGGATCCGGACGATCCGGGTGGTCCGGGCCGGGAAGTTGACGGTCACCGCGAGCTGGGTGTTGCCGGTCACCGTGGCCACCGTCAGGTAGGTGACGCCGTTCCACACCTGCACGTCGAAGTCCCGGATGGGATAGCCCGCGCTGGTGTAGACGACCACCCGCCGGATCGTCCGGTCGACGCCCAGGTCGGCCTGGACCCACTGCGGGTTACCCGGCGGCCAGGTGCCGGCGGCGTTCGACCAGCTGTACGCGCCGCCGAGCCGGGTGTCGGGGTTGCAGTCGGTCGCCCGGGCGGGCGAGTAGCCCGGATAGGTGCTCGACGCTGACGCGATCGCGCCGCAGGCGAAGTTGTCGATGCCGGTGCCGCCGTCACCGCCCTGGCTGCAGACGTTGAACCGGACCCGCCCGGTGTCGTACTCGCGGTAGGTCGACTCGGAGAAGAGCACCGCCGTGCTGCCGCCGTCGTCGTCGCGCTCCTGCGAGGTGACCGTGGTGCTGATCGTGCCGCCACCCTGGACGGGGATGCTGATCGTGCTGCTCACCGTCTTGCCACCGTCCAGTTCGAACCACTGGTAGCCCATCACCTCGCCCCAGACCGCCCGGTCCCAGGTGGTGATGAAGATGTCGGAGTTCTGCCACGAGCTGATGTGCTTACGCTTCACCTTCGGGAACCGGTAGTTCTTGATCTGCACTCCGGTGCTGGTGACCACCAGCAGCCGCATCTCCCGCTTGCCCTCGAAGAGCCCGCCGAACGAGCTCCGGTCGGGCACCCGCCAGCGCTGCAGGTACTCCTCGCCCCGGTTGTTGCGCAGCCCGGTCGGGTTGCAGGCGGCCATCGGTCCCGCGGCGGCGACCTCGGCGCCACCCGGCTCGATCCGGGCGATGTCAGACCCCGGGGCGGCGTCGGCCGCGGTGGCCGCGGTGGCCGCGACCGGGCGCGGCTCCGGACCGGTGTTGATCCGTTCGTTGACCGACAGCACCCAGACCTCGTTGGTCTCGACGTACGTCTCGTCGATGGGGGTGGGCAGGGCCACCAGCTCGCCCGACGAGCCGAGCCGGTAGCCGGTCGCCGAGGCCGCGTTCTCGTCGGCGGGCGCCACCACCATCGTCACGGTCGCGGCCGGCACGATCCCCTCGTCCTGGTTCGGGATGTAGACCTGCGGGTCGTACGCGTACCCGCCGATGTTCTGAAACAGCGCGACGGCGTTCTTCAGCGCCACCCAGCCGGGGTCGGTCGGCACCACGATCCGGCTCTCCTCGGCCTCCCGGATCACAGTGGACCACAGGGCGTTGGTGTCGCCGTCGAACTGCCGGGCGGCGACGGACCGCACCAGCGTCCGTACCTGGGTGTCCCCGGCGGCGGCGAGCGCCGGGGCCAACAGGTTCTGCAGCCGGCCGTTGATCTGCACCTCGATCGACGGCACCGCCGCGGCCGGGGCCGCGAAGCGTTCGCTGTCGGCGTGCGCCGGACCGGCGACGGTCGTGGCGGCGAGCGCCACGCCGAGGAGGGGAACCAGTGCCCGCGCTGCGGACCAGCTTCCCCGGGCGGAACTGTGGACGGCCATCTGCACGGTCTCCCTTCGTCGGGACCTCAAGGGCCGGTCGCGGCACCTGCGTCCGGCCGGCCTGTCGACCCAGATGATGGCCCGGTGCCGGATCGGCCGCCTTGAATCCTGAACGCGGTTGAACATCGCTGAACACGGATGGACCAGCAGGCGAGACGGTGTCCCGAGGTAGCGCCACCGATGCGTAGGGTCATGGCGGCGACGCCCGCGGTGGCGGGCACGGCGCGGCGTGGGACCTATCTGCGGAGGTCTGAGACATGACGCACGAACCGTCCCCGGTCGAGAGCCTGGCGTACGACGGCGGCCGGCCGGAGCAGATCGACCACCTGCTCCGCCAGCTCCGCCGCCGGCAGGCCCGCCAGCGTGGTGGATCGGAGCTCACCTACCGCGAGCTGGCCGCCCGGACCGGCTGGTCGATCGGGGCCATCGCCGGCTACTTCAGCGGCCGGGTGCTGCCGCCGACCGACCGCTTCGACGTGCTGGTCACCGTGCTCGGCGCCCAGCCGGCCGAGCGGGGGGCGCTGGCCACCGCCCGGGACCGGGCCCAGGAGAGCCGCCGACGGCAGATCAGGGTTCTGAACGCGCCGGTGCCGCGCCAACTGCCGGTGGCGGGCTTCCCGTTCGTCGGCCGTACCCGGGAGTTGGCCGAGCTGGACGGCCTGGTCCGTGGCCGGTCCGGGCGGACCGGCCGGGCCGGGGCTGGGCCGCGGCGCGCGGCGGCGGGGGTCGGCACCGTCGCGGTGCTCGCCGGCAGCGCGGGGGTGGGCAAGACCTCCCTCGCCGTGTACTGGGCACACCGGGTGTCCGGACACTTTCCCGACGGCCAGCTCCATGTGAGCCTGCGTGGCTTCGACCCGGCGCGGGCGCCGGTCAGCCCGGCGGAGGTGGTGCGGGATCTGCTCGAAGCGCTGGGGGTCGCCACCCGGGCCGTGCCGCCGAGCACCGCCGCGCAGGTCGGGCTCTACCGCAGCCTCGTCGCCGACCGGCGGATGCTCATCGTTCTCGACGATGCGCGCGACGCCGACCAGGTCCGGCCGCTGCTGCCCGGCTCGCCGGGCTGCCTGACGCTGATCACCAGCCGCGACCAGCTCACCGGACTGGTCGCGACGCACGGCGCGCGGCTGGTCGGGCTCGATGTGCTGCCGGTCGCGGACGCCCGCGACCTACTGGCCGCGCGGCTGGGCGACGAGCGGGTGTCGGCCGAGCCCGAGACCGTGGACGAGCTGATCCACCGGTGCGCCCGGCTGCCGTTGGCGCTGGCCGTGGTGGCCGCCCGGGCCAGCACCCGCCCGGCCTTCCCACTGGCGACCCTCGCCGAGGAGCTGCGCGACGCGCAGCACAGCCTCGCCGCCTTCGCCGGGCAGGACGGTGCGGCCGACCCGCGGGCGGCGTTCGCCGGCTCGTACCGCCGGTTGCGCCCGTCGGTGGCGAAGCTGTTCCGGTGGATCGGTGGTCATCCCGGTCCGGATCAGACGGCTGAGGCGGC from the Solwaraspora sp. WMMD1047 genome contains:
- a CDS encoding M20/M25/M40 family metallo-hydrolase translates to MLLPNLVAQLRAALPAMIADIETLVTCESPSADLAAVAASADAVARVGTRRLGVPPEWIVRDGRTHLRWRLGGEPTRVLLLGHHDTVWPRGSLAAHPFTVVDGVLRGPGCFDMKAGLVMALHAAAGLVDRTGVTILVTGDEELGSPTSRSLIETEAAGCAGALVLEAAADGGAVKTERKGVSQYRVRALGRAAHAGLEPDRGVNATIELAHQVLAVGTLADTGRGTTVTATRMSAGTTANTVPATGEFEVDVRVRDAGEQQRVDAGMRALRPALRGAELTVTGGPNRPPLPAVASAGLFARAAALAAQLGMPPLTAVAVGGASDGNLTAGIGTPTLDGLGAVGGGAHADDEHVLIAELPRRTALVAALIASLRHDGA
- a CDS encoding serine hydrolase domain-containing protein — translated: MRRSLAAVPAAGAPGVFAAVRDGRSEWTGAAGIADLSNARPTRPEMRHRVGSITKTFVATVLLQLVDEGRLGLDDPVGRWLPDALPGELGQRVTVRMLLNHTSGIGNYTNVLLTSLATVIEVGNTVYTPAELVAIGAGMPRTGEPGEAHSYSNTNYILAGLIVQRVTGNDPAAEVTRRIIRPLRLTGTYFPGAQPIIRGPHAGAYFAPLGVRDFSRYGMTWAWMAGELISTMPDLNAFFRALLGGRLLSPATLAQMKTTVPFVPEQPEIGGYGLGIYQAASPCGTLWGHDGGVVGQLTVSLHSADGARQVSTALNYSHYQLFSGEPHPIDVAWQNFLFTGACAASASASRSTPAPLRLPAISALAPATR
- a CDS encoding maleylpyruvate isomerase family mycothiol-dependent enzyme, whose translation is MTEKSNSPVRAQVAAERRELADLLAGLAPAQWDAPTLCAGWRVREVVAHTTMPFRTSLPRLVVELARSRGSFNRMADRSARRDAADLSADQLLDSLRANVEHPWTPPGSGPAGALSHDVIHGLDITVGLGLDRRVPPDRMTTVLAGMLPRNIAFFGTDLTGVELRATDLDWCYGTGTPLRGLAQDLLLVVCGRRLPAGHLHGDPAARFST
- a CDS encoding sigma-70 family RNA polymerase sigma factor; the encoded protein is MPETPTWADARLEPLRADLTGYCYRMLGSGFEAEDAVQETLLRAWRAADRFDEGRASLRTWLYRIATNVCLDMLRSPQRRALAMDLSRPATPGQELGAPTAEREWVQPVPDGAVLRLDADPQELAVRRESIRLAFVAALQHLPPRQRAVLILRDVLCWRADEVAGLLATSVASVNSALQRARARIGEVGRDPGEPLRPFDPVQRDLLTRYCAAFERHDVEALVALLHSDATMTMPPFRWWLRGRDQLRVALLDPAASCAGARLVPVAANGTPAYWQLRPASGGGYRPFALVLLHVAGGLVTGSTTFLDADRLLTLFGPPAEVAGPPLAASPA
- a CDS encoding heavy metal translocating P-type ATPase, translating into MRPETTDHVPHGGHPPAGGDDSHAGHDSHAEHGGHGGHDKHAGHDPEMFRRKFWLSLALTVPIVVTSSMVMDWFGYSLDFPGMSWIGPVLGSVVFGYGGWPFLVGGWREVRDRAPGMMLLISMAITVAYLASLATTVGAFDLDFWWELAALVTIMLLGHWQEMKAIGQAQGALAALAALLPDDAERVADDGSVAQVTVGDLRVGDLVLVRSGGRVPADGRIADGEAELDESMITGESRPVRRSTGDRVVAGTVATDSAIRVRVDALGEDTALAGIQRLVAEAQASSGRAQVLADRFAALLFYVALAAAALTFAAWSAFGSVDDAVIRTVTVLVIACPHALGLAIPLVIALSTAVAARAGILVKDRLALERMRTVQAVLFDKTGTLTKGAHTVTGVAAAPGHDEAEVLRLAGAVEADSEHPLAKAIVTAAGRDAAAAHPAPAATDFRSLTGRGVQATVGGNRYAVGGPALLRELDAELPAEIESVTRDWSARGAAVLHLLRLADDRAEVLGSFGLADEIRPEARQAISQLREQGVTKIVMITGDARPVAEAVAADLGFRAGEDEVFAEVLPADKDNAVAELRNRGLTVAMVGDGVNDAPALARADVGIAIGAGTDVAIESAGVVLASSDPRGVTGVIRLSKASYRKMLQNLGWAAGYNVVAIPLAAGVLAWAGVTLSPAVGAILMSASTIVVALNAQLLRRTRLTPQEQ
- a CDS encoding discoidin domain-containing protein, giving the protein MAVHSSARGSWSAARALVPLLGVALAATTVAGPAHADSERFAAPAAAVPSIEVQINGRLQNLLAPALAAAGDTQVRTLVRSVAARQFDGDTNALWSTVIREAEESRIVVPTDPGWVALKNAVALFQNIGGYAYDPQVYIPNQDEGIVPAATVTMVVAPADENAASATGYRLGSSGELVALPTPIDETYVETNEVWVLSVNERINTGPEPRPVAATAATAADAAPGSDIARIEPGGAEVAAAGPMAACNPTGLRNNRGEEYLQRWRVPDRSSFGGLFEGKREMRLLVVTSTGVQIKNYRFPKVKRKHISSWQNSDIFITTWDRAVWGEVMGYQWFELDGGKTVSSTISIPVQGGGTISTTVTSQERDDDGGSTAVLFSESTYREYDTGRVRFNVCSQGGDGGTGIDNFACGAIASASSTYPGYSPARATDCNPDTRLGGAYSWSNAAGTWPPGNPQWVQADLGVDRTIRRVVVYTSAGYPIRDFDVQVWNGVTYLTVATVTGNTQLAVTVNFPARTTRIVRILGRSGPSHQQTHVRVNELEAYAV
- a CDS encoding helix-turn-helix domain-containing protein — protein: MTHEPSPVESLAYDGGRPEQIDHLLRQLRRRQARQRGGSELTYRELAARTGWSIGAIAGYFSGRVLPPTDRFDVLVTVLGAQPAERGALATARDRAQESRRRQIRVLNAPVPRQLPVAGFPFVGRTRELAELDGLVRGRSGRTGRAGAGPRRAAAGVGTVAVLAGSAGVGKTSLAVYWAHRVSGHFPDGQLHVSLRGFDPARAPVSPAEVVRDLLEALGVATRAVPPSTAAQVGLYRSLVADRRMLIVLDDARDADQVRPLLPGSPGCLTLITSRDQLTGLVATHGARLVGLDVLPVADARDLLAARLGDERVSAEPETVDELIHRCARLPLALAVVAARASTRPAFPLATLAEELRDAQHSLAAFAGQDGAADPRAAFAGSYRRLRPSVAKLFRWIGGHPGPDQTAEAAASIVGVSPAAVRPALAELNRAHLLVERTPGRYAMHDLLRAFAAEQSGQVDREARRRAVVRRGLDHYLRTAFAAAVLLDPACDRISLEPAAPGVTPEPLRDREQARRWLESEHRVLLGVVEQAAAHGFAGHAWRLAWALTSYLDWRGHWHDLAAVQEIALAAAVRADDDLGQVHARRLLARAGNRLGRNDEARAHLTAAIELCRRIDDPAAEARCHLNLALNLELAGRYETALEHARSGLELYRGAANRVGYALALGVVGWYDALLGRYDRALAGCRRAVELLAELGPAYESPSTLDSLGFAYHKLGRYAEGAASYRRAVELYRAAGDRYNEADTLVHLGDCHELAGAGEQARVAWRQALEIFDDLRHPAAAGLRERCRSAGPDSSWSRRTGAANQVAYTPLG